The Echinicola rosea genome has a segment encoding these proteins:
- a CDS encoding ABC transporter permease, which translates to MKDRTIHTMRTIGLGFLEPLVRLVAGEEPKKNALALIKSTLFPLLSILLFILLWHLGATALYNKEAEARIEKARTEQGEEAAIAMADCIASGDISCQPNTLPSPKQVYAAYIALWKDHLQITDKKREFRHKVADTNAKRAEQGLDPITYTGRPSFVDQIGTSLKTVAAGFVLALVIAVPIGIIIGLSDVLRNSFNWLIQILKPVSPVVWLLLVFMVVKTLITDPQMDKSFIISAISVGLCAMWATLVNTSLGVSSVDKDYINVAKVLKLGVGKKIFKIILPASFPLIFTGLRITVSVAWMVLIAIELLAQSPGLGSFVWEEFQNGASDSNAKIIVAMFIIGIIGFLLDRIMLTVQQLMTFQKA; encoded by the coding sequence ATGAAAGATAGAACGATACACACCATGCGTACGATAGGCTTGGGCTTTTTGGAGCCCTTGGTAAGGCTTGTTGCCGGGGAAGAGCCAAAGAAAAACGCCCTTGCCTTGATCAAAAGCACCTTGTTTCCTCTCCTTTCCATTTTGCTCTTTATACTGCTCTGGCACCTCGGCGCCACTGCCCTTTACAACAAAGAAGCAGAGGCCCGGATAGAAAAAGCACGCACAGAACAGGGTGAGGAAGCCGCAATAGCCATGGCAGACTGCATTGCCTCTGGCGACATCAGTTGTCAGCCAAATACCCTACCATCTCCAAAGCAGGTGTATGCCGCTTACATCGCCTTATGGAAAGACCATCTCCAAATTACGGACAAAAAAAGGGAATTCCGCCATAAAGTAGCCGACACCAATGCCAAACGGGCAGAACAGGGCTTGGATCCCATTACCTACACTGGCCGGCCGTCCTTTGTGGACCAAATCGGTACCAGCCTGAAAACCGTCGCGGCGGGATTTGTATTGGCTCTGGTCATTGCAGTGCCCATCGGTATCATCATTGGACTAAGCGACGTACTGCGCAATTCCTTCAATTGGCTTATCCAAATCCTGAAGCCAGTGTCTCCAGTAGTGTGGTTGCTACTCGTATTCATGGTGGTCAAAACCCTGATCACTGATCCTCAAATGGACAAATCATTCATTATCTCTGCCATCAGCGTAGGGCTCTGTGCCATGTGGGCCACCTTGGTCAATACCAGCTTGGGCGTCTCCTCTGTGGACAAGGACTATATCAATGTCGCCAAAGTTCTCAAACTGGGCGTTGGTAAAAAAATCTTCAAGATCATCCTCCCGGCATCCTTTCCCTTGATCTTTACCGGCCTAAGGATCACCGTGTCCGTGGCCTGGATGGTATTGATCGCCATCGAACTCTTGGCACAGAGCCCTGGGCTAGGGAGTTTCGTCTGGGAGGAATTTCAAAATGGCGCCAGTGATTCCAATGCCAAGATCATCGTGGCCATGTTTATCATCGGCATCATCGGTTTCCTACTGGACCGCATCATGCTTACCGTGCAGCAATTAATGACCTTTCAAAAAGCATAA
- a CDS encoding CmpA/NrtA family ABC transporter substrate-binding protein — MKFLQSKWIVASVLVPFLSGALAGCGGENTSGSSVKTEENTSHSNPLPIEKPQLTFGFIKLTDMAPLAIAKELGFFEDEGLYVTIEAQSNWKNVLDRVIDGQLDGSHMLAGQPIAAGAGFGRQAELVTPFSMDLNGNGITVSNEVWSDMKPNIPKDAEGRPQHPIKADALAPVIQQYKNSGRPFKMGMVFPVSTHNYEIRYWLAAAGINPGFYTADNIQGQVDADVLLSVTPPPQMPATLEAGTIYGYCVGEPWNQQAVFKGIGVPVTTNYDVWKNNPEKVFVMSKKFVDENPNTAIAVTKALIRAGKWLDTPGNRPKAVGILSQPEYVGADSVVIANSMTGTFEFEKGDKRSMPDFNVFFRYHATYPYYSDGIWFLTQMRRWGQIPESKPEAWYHETIKDIYRPDIWKKAAEMLVTEGHLTADEIPQTDGYKPASTDFIDGTSYDGKAPIEYINSFKIGNKD, encoded by the coding sequence ATGAAATTTCTACAATCTAAATGGATTGTGGCCAGTGTACTTGTGCCTTTTTTGTCAGGAGCTCTGGCCGGCTGCGGAGGAGAAAACACCTCCGGATCCTCCGTCAAAACAGAAGAAAATACTTCCCATAGCAACCCACTCCCCATCGAAAAACCACAGCTGACCTTTGGCTTTATAAAGCTGACAGATATGGCTCCCCTGGCCATCGCCAAAGAACTGGGCTTCTTCGAAGACGAAGGACTATACGTAACCATAGAAGCACAATCCAACTGGAAAAATGTCCTCGACCGGGTCATCGACGGTCAACTGGACGGCTCCCATATGCTTGCAGGGCAGCCGATCGCTGCAGGAGCTGGATTTGGCCGACAGGCAGAACTGGTAACGCCCTTTTCCATGGACCTGAATGGCAATGGCATCACAGTCTCCAATGAAGTGTGGTCCGACATGAAGCCAAACATTCCCAAAGATGCCGAAGGACGCCCCCAACATCCCATCAAAGCCGACGCCCTGGCCCCTGTAATCCAGCAATACAAAAACAGTGGCAGGCCTTTTAAAATGGGGATGGTCTTTCCGGTATCCACCCACAATTATGAAATTAGGTATTGGCTGGCGGCGGCAGGAATAAATCCTGGCTTCTATACTGCAGACAATATCCAAGGGCAAGTGGATGCTGACGTGCTGCTCTCGGTGACACCTCCACCACAAATGCCCGCTACCCTGGAAGCAGGAACCATCTATGGCTACTGCGTGGGTGAGCCCTGGAACCAACAGGCAGTCTTCAAAGGCATCGGTGTACCGGTAACGACCAATTATGATGTGTGGAAAAACAATCCCGAAAAGGTATTTGTGATGTCCAAAAAGTTTGTGGATGAAAATCCCAATACGGCAATCGCTGTCACTAAGGCCTTGATCCGCGCTGGAAAATGGTTGGATACTCCCGGAAACCGCCCAAAAGCAGTTGGGATCCTCTCCCAGCCTGAGTACGTCGGTGCAGATTCCGTGGTCATCGCCAATTCCATGACAGGTACCTTTGAGTTTGAAAAAGGCGACAAACGGTCCATGCCCGATTTTAATGTCTTCTTTCGCTATCATGCTACGTACCCGTACTACTCAGACGGTATATGGTTCCTGACACAGATGCGCCGATGGGGACAGATCCCGGAAAGCAAACCGGAAGCATGGTACCATGAAACCATCAAGGACATCTATCGCCCGGACATCTGGAAAAAAGCCGCAGAAATGCTGGTCACGGAAGGCCATCTAACTGCTGATGAAATCCCGCAAACCGACGGATACAAGCCGGCCAGCACCGACTTTATTGATGGCACGTCCTATGACGGTAAAGCACCCATTGAGTATATCAATAGCTTCAAAATTGGAAATAAAGACTAA
- a CDS encoding alginate export family protein, giving the protein MKKIYLLTALMCGILVSKTFAQIRISAEVRPRSEFRNGFKTLTDDSKDPAFFTEQRSRLYLDYSNSDFVFKLAFQDVRIWGETTQIFKEEPGNTFLSEAWGQYFFNPEFSVKVGRQILSYDNQRFLGGLEWAQQGRRHDALLFIYESQEKSTQLHVGLAYNQDDDVPEPGFLQGDGANFYSVSGNYKTMQYAWFHKDYEAGGFSLLAHNAGYQNADSTVSNKQTFGFIPNVNLGKVSFAGDFYYQSGKQGTNDVSAFLAGINATIPTAVTPLTLGVEYISGDGDLSDGKNTAFSPDFGTNHAFNGFMDYFFVGPANGAVGVNDIYLKTKWKIGKGSLQGHLHQFFTGSSQFDGTGEELSKAMGTEIDLVYGIKLAEAVTWNIGYSQMFATETMETIRGGDRTHIQNWAWTMITFKPTLFTSSK; this is encoded by the coding sequence ATGAAAAAGATTTATCTCCTAACCGCATTGATGTGTGGAATCTTGGTCTCCAAGACATTTGCACAAATCCGCATTTCTGCTGAGGTGCGCCCAAGGTCTGAATTTCGCAATGGTTTCAAAACACTCACCGACGACAGCAAGGATCCTGCTTTCTTCACAGAGCAGCGATCAAGGCTGTACTTGGATTATTCCAACAGTGACTTTGTATTCAAACTGGCCTTTCAGGATGTCCGCATTTGGGGCGAAACTACCCAAATCTTCAAGGAGGAACCCGGCAATACTTTCCTCAGTGAAGCTTGGGGCCAATATTTCTTCAATCCGGAATTTTCGGTAAAAGTAGGCCGCCAGATACTCTCCTATGATAACCAACGATTTCTTGGTGGACTGGAATGGGCACAACAAGGAAGAAGGCATGATGCCCTTCTCTTCATATATGAAAGCCAGGAAAAAAGCACGCAACTTCACGTCGGACTTGCCTATAACCAAGATGATGACGTGCCCGAGCCTGGCTTTTTACAGGGCGACGGTGCCAATTTTTATAGTGTGTCCGGTAATTACAAAACCATGCAATATGCTTGGTTTCACAAAGACTACGAGGCAGGAGGCTTTTCATTATTGGCACACAATGCCGGTTATCAAAATGCAGATAGCACAGTCTCTAATAAACAAACATTTGGTTTTATCCCTAATGTAAACCTTGGTAAGGTGTCCTTCGCTGGAGACTTCTACTACCAATCTGGCAAACAAGGCACCAACGATGTCAGTGCTTTTCTGGCAGGAATTAATGCGACCATTCCCACCGCAGTCACACCACTGACCTTAGGTGTGGAGTATATCTCTGGTGATGGAGACCTCTCGGATGGGAAAAACACCGCTTTTAGCCCAGATTTCGGCACCAATCACGCCTTTAATGGCTTTATGGACTATTTCTTTGTAGGGCCTGCCAATGGAGCCGTAGGTGTCAATGACATCTACCTAAAAACCAAATGGAAAATTGGCAAAGGAAGCCTCCAAGGACATTTGCACCAATTCTTTACCGGATCCAGCCAATTCGATGGCACGGGTGAAGAGCTCTCCAAGGCCATGGGTACTGAGATCGATTTAGTCTATGGCATCAAACTGGCCGAAGCAGTAACCTGGAACATCGGCTATTCACAGATGTTTGCCACGGAAACCATGGAAACCATCCGCGGCGGTGACCGCACCCATATCCAAAACTGGGCCTGGACTATGATTACCTTCAAACCTACCCTTTTTACCTCATCCAAATAA
- a CDS encoding Crp/Fnr family transcriptional regulator, translated as METQTTDCFTCTNTSCIIKKNCHLQEMAEFLCQKNTLVCKKGQNFIIEGAPIHGLYFINQGKVKVAKTGLNGKEQIVRLTKDGDIIGHRGFGAGQAYHISATALEDSTLCNFSTDTMKAMLQQLPSLTYDLMTFYAEELSRSETKVKKFAQMTVREKVIDAFLYINRKFGQKDGFFNVKLSRKEIADFAGTTDEQVIRIISSLKKEGLIQASGKNLGIKNVDLLRNEISEHNYFIDS; from the coding sequence ATGGAAACGCAAACAACAGACTGCTTCACCTGTACCAATACTTCTTGCATCATCAAGAAAAACTGTCATCTCCAAGAAATGGCTGAATTCCTATGTCAAAAAAACACCCTTGTTTGTAAGAAAGGACAAAATTTTATCATCGAAGGAGCGCCGATCCATGGGCTGTATTTTATCAACCAAGGGAAGGTAAAAGTGGCCAAAACAGGCCTTAATGGCAAAGAGCAAATTGTCCGGCTGACCAAGGACGGTGACATTATCGGTCACCGTGGATTCGGAGCAGGCCAAGCCTACCATATCTCTGCCACCGCCTTGGAGGATTCCACACTTTGCAATTTTTCTACTGACACCATGAAAGCCATGCTCCAGCAATTACCTTCCTTGACCTATGATCTGATGACATTTTATGCTGAAGAGCTTAGCAGAAGTGAAACTAAAGTGAAAAAATTTGCTCAAATGACTGTTCGTGAGAAAGTTATCGATGCATTTTTGTATATTAATAGAAAATTTGGCCAGAAAGATGGCTTTTTTAATGTGAAATTATCTAGAAAAGAGATTGCGGATTTTGCCGGTACCACCGATGAACAGGTCATTCGCATTATTTCTTCCTTAAAAAAAGAAGGGCTGATTCAGGCATCAGGAAAAAATTTGGGCATAAAAAACGTAGATTTACTTAGAAACGAGATTTCCGAACACAACTATTTTATCGACAGCTAA
- a CDS encoding UDP-glucuronosyltransferase — protein sequence MIDFDFAPESYFDGTGPSALLAKLSYPESQWGEEISIYAVPLDGKIYYEVVDFYGNDFAVNPERSDHPLNLQEFIVLIETLEVIDQGAKGDMNLTLSGIPEAKSNVYPALGAYFMEKRKNFGML from the coding sequence ATGATTGATTTTGATTTTGCACCGGAAAGTTACTTTGACGGAACCGGCCCTTCTGCGCTGCTGGCTAAGCTTTCGTATCCCGAAAGCCAGTGGGGAGAGGAGATCAGTATTTATGCAGTGCCGCTAGATGGGAAGATTTATTATGAGGTGGTGGATTTTTACGGAAATGATTTTGCCGTAAATCCTGAAAGGTCAGATCATCCCTTGAACCTGCAGGAGTTTATTGTTCTAATAGAGACATTAGAGGTAATCGATCAAGGAGCAAAGGGAGACATGAATCTTACGCTTTCCGGTATTCCGGAAGCAAAAAGCAATGTGTATCCAGCGCTTGGGGCATATTTTATGGAAAAGCGCAAAAATTTTGGGATGCTTTGA
- a CDS encoding AEC family transporter codes for MTNLILVILCLIIGILLQRVKELPDSAPKSLNTYLIYIVLPALALLHIPETELSIGLLLPVLTAWISFGLSWLIFGTLGRQLGWRKTTTGCLIIVPGLANTSFIGFPIIEALYGEEGLKIALLVDQAGSFIIVSSVAIIVASIYGHGKKRKRDVTKKILTFPPFLFFLIAIAMNLGEVTLTGIPHDILEAFAGTLTPIALIAVGLQVKISSQTLSSRGLWYGLGYKLCFIPVVIFLVYRWIFSPDDILYKVSVMETAMAPMITGSIIAINHDLNPRLASLLVGIGIPLSFITLVGWYYMVG; via the coding sequence ATGACCAACCTTATTCTCGTTATTCTTTGCCTGATCATCGGAATCCTACTGCAGCGGGTAAAGGAACTGCCCGACAGCGCTCCCAAGTCCCTGAACACATATTTGATTTATATTGTGTTGCCCGCATTGGCTTTGCTTCATATTCCCGAGACGGAACTTTCCATTGGATTGCTACTTCCCGTACTGACAGCTTGGATAAGTTTTGGACTATCATGGTTGATTTTTGGTACCCTCGGTAGGCAGTTGGGATGGAGGAAAACCACTACCGGATGTCTCATTATAGTGCCTGGGCTGGCCAATACCTCTTTTATAGGCTTTCCGATTATCGAGGCCCTTTATGGAGAGGAAGGGCTGAAGATTGCTTTGTTGGTGGATCAAGCGGGCTCATTTATCATCGTGAGCAGCGTGGCAATTATCGTCGCATCGATTTATGGTCATGGAAAGAAGCGCAAAAGAGACGTTACCAAAAAAATCCTGACCTTCCCTCCATTTCTGTTTTTCCTGATTGCTATTGCCATGAACCTTGGGGAGGTTACGCTTACGGGTATTCCACATGACATTTTGGAAGCATTTGCCGGCACCCTCACCCCCATCGCACTCATTGCTGTCGGGCTTCAAGTGAAGATCAGTTCCCAGACGCTTTCCTCAAGGGGTTTATGGTATGGCTTAGGCTATAAGCTATGCTTTATTCCGGTGGTGATTTTTTTGGTTTACAGATGGATTTTCAGCCCAGATGATATTTTGTATAAAGTCAGCGTCATGGAAACAGCCATGGCCCCCATGATTACGGGTTCCATCATTGCGATTAACCATGACCTTAATCCCAGGCTAGCTTCCTTGTTGGTGGGGATCGGGATTCCGCTATCTTTCATAACCTTGGTAGGTTGGTATTACATGGTAGGATAG
- the guaB gene encoding IMP dehydrogenase, which yields MNLNTDKFLFEALTYDDVLLVPGYSEVLPRDTNTSTQLTKNIRLNIPLVSAAMDTVTEAELAIAIALEGGLGFVHKNMTIDQQAAQVRKVKRSQSGMILDPITLQVDAKVKDAESIMREYHIGGIPVVDKERNLKGIITNRDLRFIKDQQKPVKEIMTVHNLITAKAGITLEQAEEILQEHKIEKLPIVDEENRLTGLITYKDILKRKDKPNACKDEYGRLRVGAAVGVTADIVERVQALKDAGVDVVSIDTAHGHSKGVIETCKKIKETFPDLEVIVGNIATPEAATALAEAGADAVKVGVGPGSICTTRVIAGVGVPQLSAVFECAKVLKGTGVPVIADGGIRYSGDLVKAVAAGASSIMIGSLLAGTEEAPGEMIIYQGRKFKTYRGMGSLEAMESGSKDRYFQDAEDNIKKLVPEGIVGRVAFKGLVSEVLYQLVGGLQAGMGYCGTRTVEDLQENGKFVKITAAGVHESHPHDINVTREAPNYSLKG from the coding sequence ATGAATCTAAACACCGATAAATTCCTCTTCGAAGCACTTACCTACGACGATGTGCTTCTGGTGCCGGGATACTCAGAAGTATTGCCGCGAGACACCAACACTTCCACCCAACTTACGAAGAACATCCGGCTGAACATTCCCTTGGTTTCTGCAGCTATGGATACCGTCACCGAAGCCGAATTGGCCATTGCCATTGCGCTTGAAGGCGGGCTTGGTTTTGTCCATAAAAACATGACCATTGACCAGCAAGCTGCCCAGGTACGTAAGGTAAAACGTTCCCAAAGTGGGATGATCTTGGATCCGATTACCCTTCAAGTGGATGCCAAAGTAAAGGATGCTGAGTCCATCATGCGTGAATACCACATAGGTGGCATTCCTGTGGTGGATAAGGAGAGAAACCTGAAAGGCATCATCACCAACAGGGATTTGCGCTTTATCAAAGATCAGCAAAAGCCTGTGAAGGAAATCATGACGGTCCATAACCTGATCACTGCAAAAGCTGGCATCACCCTAGAACAGGCCGAGGAGATTCTCCAAGAGCACAAAATCGAAAAGCTTCCCATAGTAGATGAGGAAAACAGGCTTACTGGCCTTATTACTTACAAAGATATTTTAAAAAGAAAGGATAAGCCGAATGCCTGTAAGGACGAATATGGCAGATTGCGCGTCGGTGCAGCTGTGGGCGTAACGGCCGATATCGTGGAGCGTGTACAAGCTCTCAAAGACGCAGGGGTGGACGTCGTTTCTATCGATACAGCTCACGGCCATTCCAAAGGGGTCATCGAAACCTGTAAAAAGATCAAAGAAACGTTTCCAGATCTGGAGGTCATCGTAGGCAACATTGCCACACCGGAAGCAGCTACTGCACTGGCTGAGGCGGGAGCTGATGCCGTGAAAGTAGGTGTCGGTCCAGGCAGTATATGTACTACGAGGGTAATTGCTGGGGTCGGTGTTCCTCAGCTCTCTGCAGTATTTGAATGTGCCAAGGTCCTTAAAGGAACGGGTGTACCGGTGATCGCTGATGGTGGAATCCGCTATTCCGGTGACTTGGTGAAAGCTGTTGCTGCTGGTGCCAGCTCTATTATGATTGGATCGCTACTGGCGGGGACAGAAGAAGCGCCTGGCGAAATGATCATCTACCAAGGCCGTAAGTTCAAGACCTATCGCGGTATGGGATCACTGGAAGCAATGGAATCCGGTTCCAAAGACCGCTATTTCCAGGATGCCGAAGACAATATCAAAAAACTTGTACCTGAAGGCATCGTGGGACGGGTGGCTTTCAAAGGTCTCGTCTCTGAAGTGCTTTATCAACTGGTAGGCGGACTTCAGGCTGGTATGGGTTATTGTGGCACCAGGACGGTGGAGGACTTGCAGGAAAATGGCAAATTCGTGAAAATCACCGCTGCAGGTGTACACGAATCACACCCTCACGACATCAACGTCACCAGAGAGGCTCCCAACTATAGCTTGAAAGGATAA
- the pnuC gene encoding nicotinamide riboside transporter PnuC, with protein sequence MDWQWIINSFVDGLQQMTWLEAFAVVFGIASVFFSMKENIWVYPTGIISTLIYVWICLQVKLYADMGINAYYFSMSIYGWYVWTHPKPGKSVLPVTWLKWRGWLYTLLLLIVSYGVLYVVLLRYTDSDVPYWDSFTTSSAFVGMYLMAKKKVENWMAWIITDLVSVPLYFYKGLILTSFQFLFFTVLAVIGLIAWIKSAKNYAQSA encoded by the coding sequence ATGGATTGGCAGTGGATCATCAATAGTTTTGTAGATGGACTTCAGCAAATGACTTGGCTGGAGGCTTTTGCGGTAGTTTTTGGCATTGCCAGTGTCTTTTTTTCCATGAAGGAAAATATCTGGGTCTATCCTACAGGGATCATCAGCACCTTGATTTATGTTTGGATTTGCCTACAGGTGAAGCTCTATGCGGACATGGGGATAAACGCCTATTATTTTTCGATGTCCATTTATGGCTGGTACGTCTGGACACATCCCAAACCAGGAAAGTCCGTGCTGCCTGTGACGTGGCTCAAATGGAGGGGGTGGCTTTATACACTTTTATTACTGATCGTTTCATACGGCGTTCTATATGTGGTATTGTTACGATATACCGATAGTGATGTTCCTTATTGGGATTCGTTTACGACTTCCTCAGCCTTCGTGGGGATGTATTTGATGGCAAAGAAGAAAGTGGAAAACTGGATGGCATGGATCATTACCGACTTGGTTTCTGTTCCCCTGTATTTTTACAAGGGGTTGATCCTGACGTCATTTCAATTTTTGTTTTTTACAGTATTGGCGGTCATAGGGCTGATCGCTTGGATAAAATCGGCAAAGAACTATGCCCAATCAGCTTAA
- a CDS encoding AAA family ATPase — protein MPNQLKKVVIIGPESTGKSTLSAALAAHFGEPWVEEYAREYVDQLDRDYRYEDLLEIAKGQIHLEELRAKQAKKLLFCDTDLHVIHVWSEHKYQQTAEWIREQMARRKYDLYLLTDIDIPWEEDPQREYPDPTMRQFFYDWYDRLMKEVGVPVVKISGDLNVRLATSLHAIQKLSKST, from the coding sequence ATGCCCAATCAGCTTAAAAAAGTCGTCATTATTGGACCCGAATCCACTGGGAAGAGTACCCTTTCAGCGGCATTGGCGGCTCATTTTGGGGAGCCTTGGGTGGAGGAATACGCCCGCGAGTACGTTGACCAGCTGGACAGGGACTATCGCTATGAGGACCTGTTGGAAATCGCCAAAGGCCAAATCCACTTGGAGGAACTAAGGGCGAAACAGGCGAAGAAATTGCTTTTTTGTGATACGGATCTGCACGTCATTCATGTCTGGAGTGAGCACAAATACCAGCAAACGGCTGAGTGGATCAGGGAACAAATGGCTCGGCGGAAATATGACCTTTACCTCCTGACGGACATAGACATTCCATGGGAGGAAGACCCGCAGCGGGAATATCCTGACCCAACCATGAGGCAATTTTTTTACGACTGGTACGATCGGTTAATGAAGGAAGTAGGTGTTCCAGTGGTAAAAATATCAGGGGACTTGAACGTACGTCTGGCCACATCGCTCCATGCGATCCAAAAGCTATCCAAAAGCACTTAA
- a CDS encoding NTPase: protein MQYNEILALSVKSFLILISAFLVPVQTFCQSQLPPQFLDGKTIVFISNAPGARPIMQWEGIAKEVHPAVVEAGGDPVAYYELEEVTLSEEIQRAYASTFSQRLIRNILIITRTSNGDFYTNILEYSGNESIINPTSPWSLHSGDIKTLKESLIAAGKGRRSKNLMPLDVPTFLPPLVGGQQSANSTAASSIPVSARFVAKNPLNLDIFKLGIPLSGASGETALLTRYRYDLYGKSEEEALAAQKAEKANLERIFDQYYPHQTEFLTEIRSDDQLIDDRIQFVLTRVEGREADLMESMGLNPSGLNNPDRIVVKYYIKFLVRNELYIGPKWDADPDGQIALVNFLKNLQIAP from the coding sequence ATGCAATATAATGAAATATTGGCGCTGTCCGTAAAGTCCTTTTTGATCCTGATTTCCGCTTTTTTGGTACCAGTTCAAACATTCTGCCAAAGTCAGCTTCCCCCGCAGTTTTTGGATGGAAAGACCATAGTATTTATCTCCAATGCGCCGGGGGCTCGCCCCATCATGCAGTGGGAAGGCATCGCAAAAGAGGTTCATCCTGCTGTGGTAGAAGCCGGTGGTGATCCAGTAGCCTATTATGAATTGGAAGAAGTCACCCTCTCTGAGGAGATACAACGTGCCTATGCCAGCACTTTTAGCCAACGGCTAATTAGAAATATCCTCATCATTACGCGTACCAGCAACGGTGATTTTTATACGAATATCTTGGAATATTCAGGAAATGAAAGTATTATCAATCCTACAAGCCCCTGGAGTTTACATTCAGGCGATATCAAAACACTAAAAGAAAGCTTGATCGCAGCAGGAAAAGGTAGGCGTAGTAAAAACCTGATGCCGCTGGATGTACCTACATTCTTACCACCACTTGTCGGCGGTCAGCAATCTGCCAACAGCACTGCAGCAAGCAGTATTCCGGTTTCTGCACGTTTTGTGGCCAAAAATCCGCTAAACCTGGATATTTTCAAATTGGGCATCCCCTTATCGGGAGCCAGTGGGGAAACGGCACTGCTCACCAGGTACCGCTACGACCTGTATGGCAAATCCGAAGAGGAAGCGCTAGCAGCCCAAAAGGCAGAAAAAGCCAATTTGGAGCGTATTTTTGACCAATATTATCCACATCAAACGGAATTCCTTACCGAAATCCGTTCTGATGATCAGTTAATCGATGATCGTATCCAGTTTGTCCTTACACGGGTAGAAGGCAGGGAAGCAGATTTGATGGAAAGCATGGGACTTAATCCTTCAGGCCTTAACAATCCGGACAGGATTGTAGTCAAGTATTATATTAAGTTCTTGGTAAGAAATGAACTCTATATCGGCCCAAAATGGGATGCTGATCCGGATGGTCAGATTGCACTGGTCAATTTCCTGAAAAATTTACAGATTGCACCTTAA
- a CDS encoding M28 family peptidase, with amino-acid sequence MPKIIIFMLFILSPLCVSGQRIDRSQLMEDFQFLASDALAGRAPLTEGSMKARTLIRSRFDALGMTSQYDDFTQFFSFGDNKKIENAANIVGFIPGTVSEKIIVITAHYDHLGVIDGKIYNGADDNASGTAALLAMAAYFSENRPAHSMIFAALDAEEMGLQGAKALVRDFPFPLDQIILNVNMDMVSRSDKNEIFACGTHHYPKLKPMLEEAADDSKVNLKFGHDLPDTGHDDWTSASDHAPFHAKGIPFVYFGVEDHPDYHRDTDTFDKVNQDFYFQVVQLIINSVLKMDEGII; translated from the coding sequence ATGCCAAAAATCATCATTTTCATGCTCTTTATCCTCAGCCCTTTGTGCGTGTCCGGCCAGAGAATCGACCGCTCACAGCTGATGGAGGATTTCCAGTTTCTGGCTTCCGATGCCCTGGCAGGAAGGGCGCCGCTGACCGAAGGTAGCATGAAAGCCCGTACACTGATCAGGAGCCGTTTCGATGCGCTGGGCATGACCAGCCAATATGATGATTTTACCCAGTTTTTTAGCTTTGGCGATAATAAAAAGATTGAAAATGCGGCCAATATAGTAGGGTTTATTCCTGGCACCGTTTCGGAAAAAATCATCGTGATCACCGCTCATTATGATCATTTGGGTGTAATAGACGGTAAAATCTACAACGGCGCCGATGACAATGCTTCTGGAACCGCTGCACTCTTGGCAATGGCGGCGTACTTTTCCGAAAACAGACCCGCACACTCCATGATCTTTGCTGCTTTGGATGCGGAGGAAATGGGCCTACAAGGCGCCAAAGCTTTGGTGAGGGATTTTCCTTTTCCACTGGACCAGATCATCTTAAATGTAAACATGGACATGGTCAGTAGAAGCGATAAGAATGAAATTTTCGCTTGCGGGACGCATCATTACCCAAAGCTCAAACCGATGCTGGAGGAAGCAGCCGATGATTCCAAAGTCAATTTAAAATTTGGCCATGACCTTCCCGACACAGGCCATGATGATTGGACCAGTGCTTCTGATCATGCTCCTTTCCATGCCAAAGGGATCCCATTTGTCTATTTTGGCGTGGAGGATCATCCCGATTACCATAGGGATACCGACACATTCGATAAGGTAAACCAGGACTTTTATTTTCAGGTGGTCCAATTGATCATCAATAGTGTCCTTAAAATGGATGAAGGGATAATTTAA